A segment of the Nostoc sp. TCL26-01 genome:
GATGGTCAAATTTATCTAGGTTGCCGATTTCCCGCAGATAAAAGCTATCGTTTGCAATTACAACAATTAGGTTTACAAGTCGGCAGAAAGCTAGCAGAAAAAGGAGCCTTAGAACGCTTTGGTGTAGACTTTATCACTGTTGATCAAGGTGATGGTCAATGGGATATCCAAGCCATTGAAATTAACCTCCGCAAAGGCGGCACAACTCATCCTTTCATGACCTTAAAATTATTAACCAACGGTCGTTATGAACCATCTACCGGGTTATTTTATAGTCAACAAGGTAGACCAAAATATTACATCGCCACCGACAATCTGCAAAAAGACCGCTATCGAGGATTGCTACCTAACGATTTAATGGATATCATCGCTCATCACAGGTTACACTTCGACAGTTGTACAGAAACCGGGACAGTATTTCATCTGATGGGTTGTCTATCTCAGTTTGGCAAATTGGGATTAACCAGTATTGGTGATTCTCCCCAACAAGCCGAAGACATTTATAACAAAGTCGTCAAAGTTCTAGATGAAGAAACCCGCAACGACAATCGAAATTTTTCCCTATTTTCTGATTACACCTACTCGACTGCGTGGGAGGGATATAGTTGAACGAAATCACACCCAACTACGCCCTAATAGTTCCTTCAAAACAACCAATTAACAATTCAAAATTCAAAATTCAAAATTAAAGACAGTTGAGTTGGGGATTTAAACCCCAACTCAACTGATACTACGTGTAGACATAGGGGTCTTAAACCCTTGATTTTACGATAAAGCAGTTGCAGAATTCAGAATTAAGGAGTCAGAATTCAGAAGTAAAATAGCCTTTATGCCTAGCTTTGAGACGAATAGTGTGTACTTCATCTACTTGAAATCTGCTGTATGATCGGGTAAATAAGTCTGTAACTTAGAATTGTTGGTGATACCTAAAGTATGAGTGAAACTGCCGAAAAACTTAAACTTGAACTTTCTCAGCTTTCCACAAAAGAACGCGCTGAAATTGCCTACTTTTTAATTCATTCTCTAGATGAGGACATAGACGATAATCTAGAAGCTGCTTGGGATACAGAATTAACCCAAAGACTAGAGGATATTAATCGCAAAACAGCTATTGGAGAACCAATATCTCAAGTTTTTTCGGATTTACGAGAAAAGTATTCGTGAAGTTTATTGTTATCCACACCGAAGCTAGAAAAGAGCTTGATGCTGCAATAGCTTACTATGAAGCTCAAAAAGTAGGCTTGGGACTAGATTTTCTGTCTGAAGTAGAAAGAATTATTCTGAAGATTCAGCAAAATCCCAATTTAGGAACTTCACACAAGATTGAAAGCATACGTCGTTATGCTATTCAAGGTTTTTCCTATCTAATTTTTTATCCTGAACTTGAATTAGTTGAATGTGAGTTGATTTTTTGATTATACTATCATTAGTGCCTAGTTTATCCGCGTAGGCATCGCCAAGGTGCGAAGTAAAGCCTTGATTAAGATTGAAAAAATATTTCAATTATTAATTGAAGACTACGTTTATTTCAACTTTTTTGTAGGTAATCAAAATGACAGTAAATACTAATGTAAAATATCAAGTTCTCAAGGCAGTAGAAGAAATGCCTCAGAATGTGACGTTTGAAGAAGTAATGGAAGAGCTTTATTTTCTCTATAAAGTAAATCAAGGTTTACAACAAGTCAATACTGGAAATATCGTGTCACATCAAGAAGCCAAAAAGCAAATTAAGACATGGTACGAATAAACTGGACAAATCAAGCTTTAACTGATTTAGCGGCAATAGGTGATTTTATTGCGCGAGATGCACCTAGTTTTGCTCAGGTATTTGTGAATAAAGTATTTCTATCTGTAGAACGTCTAGAAAATTTTCCATCATCAGGACGTATAGTGCCAGAAATCAGCCAAGATAATATTAGAGAAATTATCTTTGGAAGTTATCGCATTGTTTATTTACTAACTGATAATGAAGTGAGTATTTTAACTATTTTTCATTCATCTAGGCAGCTTAATTCTTCTGATTTACCTGGCGAACTTGGTGATTAAATCTAAGTTAGATTGCAATTTTTTTTATTTACTTCCTCAACCAAACCTACCATTTTATGAGGCAGGTAAGATTTTACAAAAAGATATGATGTCCTTGCCATCCAATAACTAAGCCTAGAAAAATTGCAAACATGGCACATACCCTCCAAGAATATTCTAGACTTGAGTTTTTTAAAATAGCGGATAAAATACCATTAATTACTAAGTTCAAGATACCAATAATAATAACAATAATAACTAAAGAAACTAATACCCGAACCGATTCAAGTATATGGTAATTAGGAATTTCACGCTCAGAACATAATGAGGTTTGGGAAGTAAGAGGAATATCGCTGAAAAGTTTGAAACTTGATGGAGATTTAGAAGGGGATGGAGTGATAAGAGGAGATGGAGAGTTGAGAAGATTATTACAAGTTTTTTCTTTGCTGTTTGAAAAGAACTCTTTTTTTTCAAAGGTACTTATCGCCTTGCAACTTCTGCCCAGATACCCAAACCATCGGTTTACAATTAAGTGACGATAGTGTTTATTATGGCACACTTAAGTAGTTAGGCAAAATTAAATTCATTCGTAGAGGATTTGTCAGAGTATAGCGGGCATTGGTATCGCTGGGAAGCAACTAATATAGAAAGATGGTTATGTCCAGCATTATTTAAATATTTTAATGAACCATCAGAAAATATCTATTGTCGGGCGGAAAGTTTGTATTCTTAATTTAATCACAGCGATCGCAATATCTTAGATACTGTGATCTGATCGCGCTAAAATTATTATTAATCAAAATTATGACGATCGCAGAGAATTGATGCTTCAAGACCCAGATAATCCTTACTCAGAATGGGAAGAGACTATACGGGCAGTTTCTTTAACAGCAGCACAATCAAAGTGTGAACTCATTGCCAGCCAATTCCTGCTAACGGAAGTCATTAACGTCACCCAAACAACAATCACTCCCACTAAAAATGGTACTTACAAGTTTATTTGCTGGTTTAGAACGGAGATAATAACTGATGACAGCAACAATAAAACCGATAATTGAAGGCATCAAGACTCTGAACGGTATTCCAGAACAAGGTAAACGGTTTTTATCGGTAAATCTTGCTAATTTAGATGTTGTCGAGTTAATGGATATTGTTAAGGAACTAGGATTTAAGCCCGAATTGGTGCAAATACCATACCAAACACACACCGAAGTTCATGCCTTACTCTGGCATGGTTTTATAGTAGATACTCCCCCAGATTTAGAGGCAAAGTTTGATGAATTGGCTACGAGGATAAATGCTGATGCGATTCGTTATGCCACAGGTGGATGGGTGACATCAATGCCATGAGAAGTTTTTAATATTAAATATCAGAGTGATCAGAATTCCACGTCATACAGTCATTTATAATACCAGCATAAAATAGCAGTAATCAAGCGCGTAGTTTACCGTAGTTTACCAAACTAGGCATCGCCTCATTATCCCTTACTTTGATGTAAATAAAGTCAGTGGCGTGCGACTTCGAGTCGCATGGTTTGTTATAAATTAGACGTTCCAAACATCCTCTTATGTGAGATAAATCACTTGGCAAATGTCATGATAAGTGTTGCCACGAATTAAACGAGATTTTTTAAATTTTTCGTACCTGACTTTATCTCAATAAATTTTATTTTTTACATCAGGCAAATTTCCGATCAAGACTCAGATAGTTTTATATTTCTATGTTTTTGCATAAACATACATTTGTATTTTGTGACTATTTTAGCAAATTTTAGGTCATTAATATAACCAAGTATTGAGACTAGTTGGATAAACTACCGAAATGTCTCTAGACAAAAGTGATTTAATCGGTGGTCATCCTCATGAAGTTGTGCCATATTCGTTGCTATTGAGTTAGAAGTATTGGGTAATATCAATCCAAATATTCTTTACTCAATCAAAAATTAGACTAATTATAGGTAGCTACTTAATGTTAATTGACGCACATACATTATCTCAGGATGACAGTATTGAAACTGAAGTTTGTATTGTCGGTGCTGGGCCTGCTGGGATTACATTAGCTCGTGAATTAGCTCAGACAAACATTCGGGTTTGTTTATTAGAAAGTGGTGGTTTGGATTTTGATCACCATACTCAGTCACTTACTCAAGGTGAGAGTGTAGGTAATCTTTTTGGCACATTAGAAGAACAGCGTTGTTTACAATTTGGTGGTACAGCTAACTTTTGGAAAATTCGCTTAGGTAACAATCAAATTGGTGTGAGACACGTACCCCTAGATAAAATTGATTTTGAAAAGCGAGATTGGCTACCTTATAGTGGTTGGCCTTTTGATAAATCTCACCTAGATCCATTTTACAAACGCGCGCAAAGAGTTTGTCAATTGGGAGCTTTTGCTTATGATGCTGAGTCGTGGCAAAATGCTGAAACTCCCCAGTTACCATTTACTAGTCATGTCACTACTAGTATGTTTCAATTTGGGCCTCGTGCTGCGTTTACCCATGAGTACCGAGAAGAAATTAATCAAGCTAGTAATATTACTACTTATCTCCATGCTAACTTGATAGAAATTGCCACGGATGACACTGCTAAAAATGTCACTCGTTTACGAGTAGCTTGTTCATCAGGTAAAGAATTTTGGGTGCAGGCTAAGGTAGTGATTTTAGCAATGGGGGGAATTGAAACTGCGCGATCGCTGTTACTCTCAAATAAGACTCAAAAAACGGGTTTAGGTAATCAACATGATTTAGTGGGTAGATTCTTTATGGATCATCCCTTAGTTAGTTGTGGTAAATTGATTCCCACAAATCCAGATATTTTTAAAAATACGGCTTTATATGATTTGCGCCGAGTGAATAATATCCCGGTTATGGGTAAACTCGCTTTGACAGAAGCAGTGATGCGCCGTGAACAATTACTAAATATTAGTACCTTATTATTTCCTATCCCCAAACCATATCAGTTAAAAGCTGTAAATTCCCTGAAAGAATTGCTCTCACTCAGACATAATTCACAAGCACGTCAAGATTTTATCAAACACTTAAGCAATCTATTTATCGGTTTGGACTATATCTTACCTGCGGCTTATGGAGCATTCTTGAAACAGGAACCTTTCATTCCTAGTTTAGCTTGGGGTGGTTGGTCGAATATTGCCAATCCTCAAAGCCGATTTGCGGGATTTCAACTCTTACACCAAACGGAACAAGTACCAGATCCCGAAAATCGAGTGACGTTAATTGATGAGCGCG
Coding sequences within it:
- a CDS encoding addiction module protein — protein: MSETAEKLKLELSQLSTKERAEIAYFLIHSLDEDIDDNLEAAWDTELTQRLEDINRKTAIGEPISQVFSDLREKYS
- a CDS encoding type II toxin-antitoxin system RelE/ParE family toxin, with product MKFIVIHTEARKELDAAIAYYEAQKVGLGLDFLSEVERIILKIQQNPNLGTSHKIESIRRYAIQGFSYLIFYPELELVECELIF
- a CDS encoding type II toxin-antitoxin system RelE/ParE family toxin, producing MVRINWTNQALTDLAAIGDFIARDAPSFAQVFVNKVFLSVERLENFPSSGRIVPEISQDNIREIIFGSYRIVYLLTDNEVSILTIFHSSRQLNSSDLPGELGD
- a CDS encoding FAD-dependent oxidoreductase is translated as MLIDAHTLSQDDSIETEVCIVGAGPAGITLARELAQTNIRVCLLESGGLDFDHHTQSLTQGESVGNLFGTLEEQRCLQFGGTANFWKIRLGNNQIGVRHVPLDKIDFEKRDWLPYSGWPFDKSHLDPFYKRAQRVCQLGAFAYDAESWQNAETPQLPFTSHVTTSMFQFGPRAAFTHEYREEINQASNITTYLHANLIEIATDDTAKNVTRLRVACSSGKEFWVQAKVVILAMGGIETARSLLLSNKTQKTGLGNQHDLVGRFFMDHPLVSCGKLIPTNPDIFKNTALYDLRRVNNIPVMGKLALTEAVMRREQLLNISTLLFPIPKPYQLKAVNSLKELLSLRHNSQARQDFIKHLSNLFIGLDYILPAAYGAFLKQEPFIPSLAWGGWSNIANPQSRFAGFQLLHQTEQVPDPENRVTLIDERDRLGRQRVKLHWRWHDTDIQHIKRTQDILKQEITRAGIGELQLDRDGDLPKLIHPGTHHHMGTTRMHDDPKQGVVDRNCQVHGVSNLFIASSSVFPTGGYANPTLTIVALAIRLADHVKTILSKK